From a region of the Macrobrachium nipponense isolate FS-2020 chromosome 20, ASM1510439v2, whole genome shotgun sequence genome:
- the LOC135221262 gene encoding ovochymase-1-like: protein MELCGEQQGVYRVPSFRFQNEFVSNRDKTARGFNITIRAAKTSCHQVIDLRFGNKTSDYIETPRFPRVFPKNAQCEWWIKAPADRRIRLDIETLTVKKSRKCMEAYVVVDRAGDTMYPSETSDLFCGQAGGRSITSTGNQMNVVFDGGRKRLKGMRAQYHVI from the exons ACTCTGCGGAGAGCAGCAAGGTGTCTACCGCGTCCCCTCCTTCCGCTTCCAGAACGAGTTTGTCTCCAACAGGGACAAGACGGCCCGCGGATTCAACATCACCATCAGGGCAGCGAAGACTTCCTGCCACCAGGTGATAGACCTCAGGTTCGGCAACAAGACGAGCGACTACATCGAGACGCCGAGGTTCCCCAGGGTCTTCCCGAAAAATGCTCAGTGCGAGTGGTGGATTAAG GCTCCAGCAGACAGAAGAATCAGGCTGGACATCGAGACACTCACCGTCAAGAAATCCAGGAAGTGCATGGAAGCCTACGTCGTCGTCGACCGAGCCGGGGACACGATGTACCCTTCTGAAACCAGTGACCTATTTTGCGGTCAGGCCGGTGGTAGGTCGATCACCTCGACCGGCAATCAAATGAACGTCGTCTTCGACGGCGGCAGGAAGAGGCTAAAGGGAATGAGGGCCCAATATCACGTGATCTGA
- the LOC135194907 gene encoding uncharacterized protein LOC135194907 isoform X2, translating to MDDSDGSSDDLEYCEVCNEAYTDDVRPRCLVCDLTFCTDCLNNSVRDQALVCPYCEQQRRALRQKGLDFDDVTVVEGETLLPSSSTHNSRTPRKKKLVLYSSDGERGGGHLVVSVHVEKFDWLNYETLILYKEASREVLSKRINEIVDEIEDVVQRRQFELDILIEANISELKRSSRQGVGSGSNKKSARTRFPRQSPIGKNINASKHDNLLKSLQRPPVTAFLDLSWDERPHGRVYIEVASDTALGKHFKLLCTGELGPSYASSRFLQVMDKGDPVYESVIGGDYEFNDGRGGRPLLGGIDMQDKIYAHEGVSGIVWAAFQVNDGPKSAQFGITTGRAFDSERCRFLGEGVKRYRAVFGKVKSGLHVVREAAKLFDIGSVTVSDCGVVLPIDCWDLHKMILKKM from the exons ATGGACGACTCCGACGGTTCCTCAGACGACCTCGAATACTGCGAGGTCTGCAACGAAGCCTACACCGACGACGTCCGACCCCGCTGCCTTGTGTGCGACCTGACCTTCTGCACGGACTGCCTCAACAACTCCGTCAGGGACCAGGCCCTCGTCTGCCCTTACTGCGAACAGCAGCGCCGCGCCTTGCGCCAGAAAGGGCTCGattttgatgacgtcacggtcgtcGAGGGGGAGACGCTGTTACCTTCTTCTTCAACTCATAACAGCAGGACTCCGAGGAAGAAGAAGCTCGTGCTGTACAGCAGCGACGGAGAGCGAGGCGGAGGCCATCTGGTGGTGAGTGTACACGTCGAAAAATTCGACTGGCTCAATTACGAAACGCTCATACTGTACAAGGAAGCGTCGAGGGAGGTATTGTCGAAGAGGATCAACGAGATAGTCGACGAAATTGAAGACGTGGTCCAGCGGAGGCAGTTCGAGCTGGATATTCTGATCGAAGCGAACATAAGCGAACTGAAGAGGAGTTCGCGCCAAGGCGTCGGTTCAGGTAGCAATAAGAAGTCAGCTCGGACAAGATTCCCGCGTCAATCTCCCATCGGGAAAAACATTAACGCGAGTAAG CACGATAATTTGCTCAAATCACTGCAGAGACCGCCCGTGACAGCCTTCCTCGACTTGTCGTGGGACGAACGCCCCCATGGAAGGGTTTACATCGAGGTCGCCTCTGACACCGCCCTCGGCAAGCACTTCAAGCTCCTCTGCACTGGAGAACTCGGCCCCTCCTACGCCTCCTCGAGGTTCCTCCAAGTCATGGACAAAGGAGACCCCGTGTACGAAAGCGTCATAGGAGGAGATTACGAATTCAACGACGGTAGGGGAGGGAGACCACTCTTGGGCGGGATTGATATGCAAGACAAGATCTACGCCCACGAGGGCGTGAGCGGCATTGTCTGGGCGGCTTTCCAAGTCAACGACGGGCCCAAGAGCGCCCAGTTTGGTATCACTACCGGGAGGGCGTTTGATTCAGAGCGGTGTCGATTCTTGGGTGAGGGTGTTAAGCGGTACAGAGCAGTTTTTGGAAAAGTGAAGTCGGGGTTGCACGTTGTCAGGGAAGCTGCGAAATTGTTCGATATAGGGTCAGTTACTGTCTCAGACTGCGGTGTCGTGCTGCCTATAGACTGCTGGGACCTTCACAAAATGATTCTGAAGAAAATGTAG
- the LOC135194907 gene encoding uncharacterized protein LOC135194907 isoform X1, with amino-acid sequence MDDSDGSSDDLEYCEVCNEAYTDDVRPRCLVCDLTFCTDCLNNSVRDQALVCPYCEQQRRALRQKGLDFDDVTVVEGETLLPSSSTHNSRTPRKKKLVLYSSDGERGGGHLVVSVHVEKFDWLNYETLILYKEASREVLSKRINEIVDEIEDVVQRRQFELDILIEANISELKRSSRQGVGSGSNKKSARTRFPRQSPIGKNINASKITLLRSMMRGFELSLEENPTYAVTQRNGRTFSARISVKDYEESSRLTYVHLHHLKDEVPSDSSRTVKHDNLLKSLQRPPVTAFLDLSWDERPHGRVYIEVASDTALGKHFKLLCTGELGPSYASSRFLQVMDKGDPVYESVIGGDYEFNDGRGGRPLLGGIDMQDKIYAHEGVSGIVWAAFQVNDGPKSAQFGITTGRAFDSERCRFLGEGVKRYRAVFGKVKSGLHVVREAAKLFDIGSVTVSDCGVVLPIDCWDLHKMILKKM; translated from the exons ATGGACGACTCCGACGGTTCCTCAGACGACCTCGAATACTGCGAGGTCTGCAACGAAGCCTACACCGACGACGTCCGACCCCGCTGCCTTGTGTGCGACCTGACCTTCTGCACGGACTGCCTCAACAACTCCGTCAGGGACCAGGCCCTCGTCTGCCCTTACTGCGAACAGCAGCGCCGCGCCTTGCGCCAGAAAGGGCTCGattttgatgacgtcacggtcgtcGAGGGGGAGACGCTGTTACCTTCTTCTTCAACTCATAACAGCAGGACTCCGAGGAAGAAGAAGCTCGTGCTGTACAGCAGCGACGGAGAGCGAGGCGGAGGCCATCTGGTGGTGAGTGTACACGTCGAAAAATTCGACTGGCTCAATTACGAAACGCTCATACTGTACAAGGAAGCGTCGAGGGAGGTATTGTCGAAGAGGATCAACGAGATAGTCGACGAAATTGAAGACGTGGTCCAGCGGAGGCAGTTCGAGCTGGATATTCTGATCGAAGCGAACATAAGCGAACTGAAGAGGAGTTCGCGCCAAGGCGTCGGTTCAGGTAGCAATAAGAAGTCAGCTCGGACAAGATTCCCGCGTCAATCTCCCATCGGGAAAAACATTAACGCGAGTAAG ATAACCTTACTCCGGTCGATGATGAGGGGGTTCGAATTGTCGCTGGAGGAGAATCCCACTTACGCTGTGACGCAGAGAAATGGTCGAACCTTCTCGGCCAGGATTTCGGTGAAAGATTACGAAGAATCTTCGAGGCTCACTTACGTACATCTGCATCACTTGAAGGATGAAGTCCCGAGCGATTCCTCGAGAACTGTCAAG CACGATAATTTGCTCAAATCACTGCAGAGACCGCCCGTGACAGCCTTCCTCGACTTGTCGTGGGACGAACGCCCCCATGGAAGGGTTTACATCGAGGTCGCCTCTGACACCGCCCTCGGCAAGCACTTCAAGCTCCTCTGCACTGGAGAACTCGGCCCCTCCTACGCCTCCTCGAGGTTCCTCCAAGTCATGGACAAAGGAGACCCCGTGTACGAAAGCGTCATAGGAGGAGATTACGAATTCAACGACGGTAGGGGAGGGAGACCACTCTTGGGCGGGATTGATATGCAAGACAAGATCTACGCCCACGAGGGCGTGAGCGGCATTGTCTGGGCGGCTTTCCAAGTCAACGACGGGCCCAAGAGCGCCCAGTTTGGTATCACTACCGGGAGGGCGTTTGATTCAGAGCGGTGTCGATTCTTGGGTGAGGGTGTTAAGCGGTACAGAGCAGTTTTTGGAAAAGTGAAGTCGGGGTTGCACGTTGTCAGGGAAGCTGCGAAATTGTTCGATATAGGGTCAGTTACTGTCTCAGACTGCGGTGTCGTGCTGCCTATAGACTGCTGGGACCTTCACAAAATGATTCTGAAGAAAATGTAG